One window from the genome of Marispirochaeta aestuarii encodes:
- the pyrF gene encoding orotidine-5'-phosphate decarboxylase → MSTEGKSFFRQLEERIASSASLLCVGLDPRVAPGEGAARKILEENRRLIEATAEYTACYKPNIAFYEAHGAEGIEALEETLSIVPKEIPVILDAKRGDIGATAEAYANLVFDRLDAGAVTLSPYMGKSSAEPFLNYPGRGFFFLCRTSNPGADRLQELRVGSSGGDPLFIKIADEVSGWSADAGIVVAGNDPASLAAVRRRFPEIWILAPGIGAQGGSVEEAVAAGLARSGSRLLPVVARGVSGAKDPAAAARKFRDDINRAREKVLKNGVGSKAPVRARDYRKEEIFQGLVDTGCFRLGSFTLKSGIVSPFYLDLRRISSSPRLMRQVARAYASILPDRKDQKIQRLAGIPVAALPFSTAISLETDIPMVYPRMNAKGHGTGNTVEGGFVPGERVVLVDDLITTGKSKIEAADILRKEGLLVEDLVVLLERGRQGRKDMEQKGIRLHAYAQAEELFQYLLDRGIIGEEKHAELVAFIAD, encoded by the coding sequence ATGAGCACAGAGGGTAAAAGCTTTTTCCGCCAGCTGGAAGAACGTATTGCCTCCTCGGCATCTTTGTTGTGTGTCGGTCTTGATCCCAGAGTCGCCCCGGGAGAAGGCGCTGCACGAAAAATCCTGGAAGAAAACCGGCGCCTCATCGAAGCTACAGCTGAGTACACCGCCTGTTACAAGCCCAATATAGCTTTTTATGAAGCTCATGGCGCAGAGGGAATAGAGGCGCTGGAAGAGACCCTCTCCATTGTTCCGAAGGAGATCCCGGTAATCCTGGATGCCAAGCGGGGAGATATCGGCGCCACCGCGGAAGCCTATGCGAACCTTGTTTTTGACAGGCTCGATGCCGGGGCGGTTACCTTGAGCCCCTACATGGGTAAAAGCTCCGCTGAACCCTTTCTGAACTACCCCGGCAGAGGCTTCTTCTTTCTCTGCCGTACCTCGAATCCCGGAGCCGACAGGCTGCAGGAATTGAGGGTCGGGAGTTCCGGAGGAGACCCTCTTTTTATAAAAATCGCAGATGAAGTAAGCGGATGGTCCGCTGACGCCGGTATTGTCGTCGCGGGGAATGATCCCGCCAGCCTTGCCGCAGTGCGCCGCCGCTTTCCGGAAATATGGATCCTGGCCCCGGGAATCGGCGCCCAGGGAGGAAGTGTGGAAGAAGCGGTGGCCGCCGGCCTGGCCCGGAGCGGTTCCCGGCTGCTCCCCGTTGTCGCCAGGGGCGTATCGGGAGCAAAGGATCCTGCCGCCGCGGCCAGAAAGTTCCGGGATGACATCAACCGTGCCCGGGAAAAAGTCCTGAAGAACGGTGTAGGCTCCAAGGCGCCTGTCAGGGCCAGGGATTATCGCAAGGAGGAGATCTTTCAGGGACTGGTGGATACCGGGTGTTTCCGCCTGGGGAGTTTCACCCTGAAATCCGGCATTGTCTCTCCTTTCTATCTCGATCTGCGCCGTATATCCTCATCTCCCAGGCTCATGCGCCAGGTCGCCCGGGCCTACGCCTCCATTCTTCCCGACCGAAAGGACCAGAAAATCCAGCGCCTTGCCGGTATCCCCGTAGCGGCTCTGCCCTTTTCAACGGCGATCTCCCTGGAAACGGACATCCCGATGGTCTATCCGCGCATGAATGCCAAGGGCCACGGCACCGGCAATACCGTGGAGGGAGGATTCGTTCCCGGCGAACGGGTTGTTCTGGTGGACGATCTTATCACCACAGGCAAGAGTAAAATAGAAGCGGCGGATATCCTGCGAAAGGAAGGGCTGCTGGTGGAAGACCTGGTGGTCCTGCTCGAACGGGGCAGACAGGGCAGAAAAGACATGGAACAGAAGGGTATCCGGCTGCATGCCTATGCCCAGGCGGAGGAGCTGTTTCAGTATCTCCTTGACAGGGGTATTATCGGTGAAGAAAAGCATGCCGAGCTCGTGGCTTTCATAGCCGATTAG